Proteins from a genomic interval of Providencia stuartii:
- a CDS encoding helix-turn-helix transcriptional regulator — MQNDNNVTDCRIKRTAINKNSSYSIIERPTKGLLIIEKGTLIWESPTTIEMLHPGDILYHQQGSYALKTLDYESECEFLSISLEDQFLREFMNHYGSQLSEIERSDNSSHDVIKFTTSAIIDDLKNSFKNLIKQQCPPLLESLRISEFLLLLSYSEQGSQLLSNLRQLTNRQAERLQNFMENNFLKEWKLAEFAKTFGMGLTTFKELFNTVYSTSPRSWISEKRIMYAHQLLINTQMSIVEISMEAGFSSQSYFTQSYRKRFGFTPSKSRS, encoded by the coding sequence ATGCAAAATGATAACAATGTGACTGATTGTCGTATAAAAAGAACCGCTATTAATAAAAATAGCTCATATTCTATTATAGAACGTCCCACAAAAGGATTACTTATTATTGAAAAAGGAACCTTAATATGGGAAAGTCCGACAACAATAGAAATGTTACACCCAGGTGATATTCTTTATCATCAACAAGGTTCATATGCTTTAAAAACTTTAGATTATGAATCTGAGTGTGAGTTTCTTTCAATATCCTTAGAAGATCAATTTTTGCGTGAGTTCATGAATCACTATGGTAGCCAATTAAGTGAAATTGAGCGCTCAGATAATAGTAGCCATGATGTGATTAAATTTACCACATCAGCCATTATTGATGACCTAAAGAATAGTTTTAAAAACCTTATTAAACAACAATGTCCACCATTACTGGAATCATTGCGTATTTCTGAATTTCTTTTGTTACTCTCTTATAGTGAGCAAGGATCACAACTACTTTCAAACCTAAGACAACTCACCAATCGACAGGCTGAACGTTTACAGAATTTTATGGAAAATAATTTTTTAAAGGAATGGAAACTTGCTGAATTTGCAAAAACCTTCGGTATGGGGTTAACAACATTTAAAGAATTATTTAATACTGTTTACTCAACCTCACCACGTTCATGGATTAGTGAGAAAAGAATTATGTATGCACACCAATTGCTCATCAACACTCAAATGAGTATTGTGGAAATATCAATGGAAGCGGGTTTTTCAAGCCAATCTTATTTCACCCAAAGTTATCGTAAACGCTTTGGATTTACACCTAGTAAATCGAGAAGTTAG
- a CDS encoding nitrous oxide-stimulated promoter family protein, whose protein sequence is MVGKRIQREIKTIEKMIQIYEKAHPASADSPEQYQKLYDYAINRLEKCRYGEHKPACKQCPIHCYQPKMREQMKLIMRWSGPKMLFHHPILAIRHLLDDRKPVPELPAKKPRRSSDTNN, encoded by the coding sequence ATGGTCGGTAAACGTATTCAAAGAGAAATTAAAACTATTGAAAAAATGATCCAAATATATGAAAAGGCGCATCCCGCCTCCGCAGACTCACCAGAGCAATATCAAAAATTATATGATTATGCAATTAATCGCCTTGAAAAATGCCGTTATGGAGAACACAAACCCGCCTGTAAACAGTGCCCAATACATTGCTATCAGCCTAAAATGCGTGAACAAATGAAACTGATTATGCGGTGGTCAGGGCCAAAAATGCTCTTTCATCATCCTATATTAGCAATACGCCATTTATTAGATGACAGAAAACCAGTCCCCGAACTTCCTGCAAAAAAACCAAGAAGGTCGTCAGATACAAATAATTAA
- the xerD gene encoding site-specific tyrosine recombinase XerD, whose product MKGNTGSVEIKQLNPLIEQFLDTIWLEQDLAENTLASYRLDLQSLDKWLDANQLHLENVQSIDLQTFLAERIDSGYKAASSARLLSAIRRLFQYLCREKIRNDDPSAVIAAPKIPQRLPKDLSEQQVEDLLNAPAIEDSLELRDKAMLEVLYACGLRVSELVGLTFSDMSLRQGVIRVVGKGDKERLIPLGEEAIYWVEKYIQEGRPELLNGKASDVLFPSKRGTQMTRQTFWHRIKHYAVIANIDSEALSPHVLRHAFATHLLNHGADLRVVQMLLGHSDLSTTQIYTHVATERLRVLHEQHHPRG is encoded by the coding sequence ATGAAGGGGAACACAGGTAGCGTGGAAATAAAACAACTTAATCCATTAATTGAGCAGTTTCTTGATACAATTTGGCTGGAACAGGATCTCGCTGAAAATACCTTAGCATCTTATCGTTTAGATTTGCAATCACTCGATAAATGGTTAGACGCGAACCAATTGCATTTAGAAAATGTTCAATCGATAGATTTGCAAACTTTTCTGGCTGAACGCATTGATAGTGGTTATAAAGCAGCAAGTTCAGCGCGTTTGCTGAGCGCGATTCGTCGGTTATTTCAATATTTATGCCGTGAAAAAATACGGAACGATGACCCTTCAGCGGTGATTGCAGCACCTAAAATACCGCAGCGCTTGCCAAAAGATTTAAGCGAACAACAAGTTGAAGATTTGCTGAATGCCCCAGCAATTGAAGATTCACTGGAGCTTCGTGATAAGGCAATGCTTGAAGTCCTGTATGCCTGTGGGTTACGTGTTTCTGAGCTGGTCGGGTTAACATTCTCTGATATGAGTTTGCGGCAAGGTGTTATTCGCGTCGTCGGGAAGGGCGATAAAGAACGGTTGATCCCATTGGGAGAAGAAGCTATTTATTGGGTGGAAAAATATATTCAAGAAGGTAGACCTGAATTACTGAACGGCAAGGCTAGCGATGTGCTATTTCCAAGTAAACGTGGCACTCAAATGACGCGCCAGACATTTTGGCACCGTATTAAGCATTATGCTGTGATTGCGAATATAGATTCTGAAGCATTATCACCCCACGTTCTACGTCATGCATTTGCGACCCATTTATTGAATCACGGCGCAGATTTACGCGTTGTGCAAATGTTGTTAGGACATAGTGATCTCTCTACTACACAAATTTATACACATGTCGCAACAGAACGTTTGCGCGTGTTACATGAGCAACACCACCCACGGGGGTAG
- the prfB gene encoding peptide chain release factor 2 (programmed frameshift) has protein sequence MTFEINPVKSKIQDLSERTAVLRGYLDYDAKKERLEEVNAELEQPDVWNEPERAQALGKERSSLEAIVDTIDQLTQGLEDVEGLLELAIEADDEDTFNEAGEELNQLQGKLEQLEFRRMFSGEYDSADCYIDLQAGSGGTEAQDWASMLMRMYLRWAESKGFKTEIIEESDGDVAGLKSATIKVIGDYAYGWLKTESGVHRLVRKSPFDSGGRRHTSFSSAFIYPEVDDDIDIEINPADLRIDVYRASGAGGQHVNKTESAVRITHIPTNIVTQCQNDRSQHKNKDQAMRQLKAKLYELEMQKKNADKQAMEENKSDIGWGSQIRSYVLDDARIKDLRTGVETRNTQAVLDGDLDKFIEASLKAGL, from the exons ATGACGTTTGAAATAAACCCAGTAAAAAGTAAGATTCAGGACTTGTCTGAGCGCACAGCGGTTCTTAGGGGGTATCTT GACTATGATGCCAAGAAAGAACGCTTAGAAGAAGTTAACGCAGAGCTTGAACAACCTGATGTTTGGAATGAGCCTGAAAGAGCACAGGCGTTAGGTAAAGAGCGCTCATCGCTTGAAGCTATCGTCGATACTATCGATCAGCTGACTCAAGGCCTTGAAGATGTGGAAGGTTTACTTGAACTGGCAATTGAAGCCGATGATGAAGATACCTTTAATGAAGCGGGTGAAGAGCTAAATCAGCTACAGGGCAAATTAGAACAACTTGAGTTTCGCCGGATGTTCTCTGGTGAATATGACAGTGCCGATTGCTATATCGATCTACAAGCCGGCTCTGGTGGTACGGAAGCGCAAGATTGGGCAAGTATGCTGATGCGTATGTATCTCCGTTGGGCTGAATCGAAAGGTTTCAAAACAGAAATTATTGAAGAGTCAGACGGTGACGTTGCCGGTTTAAAATCCGCAACAATTAAAGTCATTGGGGATTACGCGTACGGATGGCTTAAAACCGAGTCCGGTGTTCATCGCTTAGTTCGTAAAAGTCCCTTTGACTCTGGTGGGCGTCGTCATACTTCATTTAGTTCAGCATTTATTTACCCAGAAGTTGATGACGATATTGATATCGAAATTAACCCAGCTGATTTACGCATTGATGTGTACCGTGCGTCTGGTGCGGGAGGGCAGCACGTCAACAAAACAGAATCAGCGGTACGTATTACCCACATACCGACCAATATTGTGACCCAGTGTCAAAATGACCGCTCGCAACATAAAAACAAAGATCAAGCTATGCGCCAGTTGAAAGCGAAGCTGTACGAACTGGAAATGCAGAAAAAGAATGCTGACAAACAAGCGATGGAAGAGAATAAATCGGATATTGGTTGGGGAAGCCAAATTCGTTCTTATGTCCTTGATGATGCACGTATTAAAGATTTACGTACTGGTGTGGAAACGCGAAATACGCAAGCCGTACTGGATGGTGATTTGGATAAATTCATTGAAGCTAGCTTGAAAGCTGGCCTGTGA
- the recJ gene encoding single-stranded-DNA-specific exonuclease RecJ, which yields MNVETFLQRRTLADDMKTLDGFPEILQRVYAHRGITDIAQLERKAANLLDYRALSGIDHALSLLYDALENHRVITIVGDFDADGATSTALAIRALKAMGYANLNYIVPNRFENGYGLTPLVVEEAHHRGADLIITVDNGISSHEGVEFAHQLDIKVIVTDHHLPGETLPKADAIINPNLENCQFASKSLAGVGVTFYLMSALRAKLRQEGWFVKQGLKEPNLAEYLDLVALGTVADVVPLDTNNRILVHQGLNRVRAGRCCAGIKALIEVSKRECSRLVANDFGFALGPRLNAAGRLDDMSVSIELLLTDDMAYARELANELDGLNQARREIEVGMQQEASVLFNKIEYGDSQLPNGLAIYHPEWHQGVVGILASRIKEQYHRPVIAFAPAGDGTLKGSGRSVPGVHMRDALERLNTLQPGLMQKFGGHAMAAGLSLEETKFELFKHHFELLMGELIHPEQLAGVVWSDGELKQNEYTLETAELLRESGPWGQAFPEPVFDGHFQLLQQRIVGERHLKLMLEPVSGGPMLDAIMFNIDVRRWPDHSVKRAKIAFKLDVNEFRGQKSVQLMIEHIWPE from the coding sequence GTGAATGTAGAAACTTTTTTACAACGGCGAACACTCGCGGATGACATGAAAACATTGGACGGTTTTCCTGAGATCCTTCAGCGAGTTTATGCCCATAGAGGCATTACCGATATTGCTCAATTAGAACGTAAAGCGGCTAACTTATTGGATTACCGTGCATTATCAGGTATCGATCATGCGCTATCACTGCTGTATGACGCACTCGAAAACCATCGCGTTATCACGATTGTTGGTGATTTCGATGCTGATGGTGCAACGAGTACCGCACTCGCGATTCGCGCCTTGAAAGCGATGGGGTATGCAAACCTAAATTACATTGTGCCAAATCGATTTGAAAATGGTTATGGATTAACCCCTTTAGTCGTGGAGGAAGCCCATCATCGAGGGGCCGACCTTATCATTACCGTTGATAATGGTATCTCCTCACATGAAGGGGTCGAATTTGCCCATCAACTTGATATTAAAGTGATAGTTACCGACCACCATTTACCTGGAGAAACGTTACCCAAGGCAGATGCGATCATTAATCCTAATTTAGAAAACTGCCAGTTTGCCTCTAAATCCTTAGCGGGAGTCGGGGTCACATTTTATCTGATGTCAGCATTACGAGCGAAATTACGACAAGAAGGCTGGTTTGTTAAGCAAGGCCTAAAAGAACCTAATTTAGCCGAATATTTAGACTTAGTTGCGCTTGGAACGGTTGCCGATGTGGTGCCTCTTGATACAAATAACCGTATTTTAGTGCATCAAGGATTAAACCGAGTAAGAGCAGGGCGCTGCTGTGCGGGCATTAAAGCGCTTATTGAGGTCTCAAAGCGAGAATGTTCTCGCCTAGTCGCCAATGACTTTGGTTTTGCGTTAGGTCCTCGATTGAATGCGGCAGGGCGTTTGGATGATATGTCAGTCAGTATTGAATTATTACTGACTGATGATATGGCTTATGCGAGAGAACTGGCTAACGAACTGGATGGTTTGAACCAAGCTCGACGCGAAATTGAAGTGGGTATGCAGCAAGAGGCCTCTGTTTTATTTAATAAAATTGAGTATGGAGACAGCCAGCTACCGAATGGTCTGGCGATTTATCACCCCGAATGGCATCAAGGTGTGGTGGGTATTTTGGCTTCAAGAATTAAAGAACAATACCATCGTCCCGTCATTGCTTTTGCGCCCGCAGGAGATGGCACTCTCAAAGGTTCTGGACGCTCAGTGCCCGGTGTGCATATGCGCGATGCATTAGAGCGTTTAAATACCTTACAGCCTGGACTTATGCAAAAATTTGGTGGACATGCGATGGCTGCCGGGCTAAGCCTTGAGGAAACTAAATTTGAATTATTTAAGCACCATTTTGAGTTATTAATGGGGGAGCTCATTCATCCTGAACAATTAGCCGGTGTGGTCTGGAGTGATGGTGAATTGAAACAGAATGAGTACACGCTAGAAACAGCAGAGTTGTTACGTGAAAGTGGCCCGTGGGGGCAAGCATTCCCCGAGCCTGTGTTTGATGGGCACTTTCAACTTTTACAACAACGAATCGTCGGTGAGCGTCATCTTAAATTGATGTTAGAACCTGTCAGTGGTGGGCCGATGCTCGATGCCATTATGTTTAATATCGATGTACGGCGGTGGCCTGACCATAGTGTCAAACGCGCTAAGATAGCGTTTAAACTTGATGTGAATGAGTTTCGAGGGCAAAAGAGTGTGCAATTAATGATTGAACATATTTGGCCCGAATAA
- the lysS gene encoding lysine--tRNA ligase: MSQQQQGAEQAPDLNNELKTRREKLVTLREKGVPFPNDFRRDITSDKIHAQYDEKSAEELEDLNIEVAIAGRMMTRRIMGKASFATLQDVGGRIQIYVSRDDLAEGVYNEQFKKWDLGDILGAKGRLFKTKTGELTVHCHEVRLLTKALRPLPDKFHGLADQETRYRQRYLDLIANDESRHTFMVRSKILAELRNFMVGKGFMEVETPMMQVIPGGASARPFITHHNALDIDMYLRIAPELYLKRLVVGGFERVFEINRNFRNEGLSPRHNPEFTMMELYMAYADYRDLIDLTEELFRTLAQKVLGNTVVKYGDQEFDFGKPFAKLTMKEAICKYRPETNVADLDDMDKAVAIAQSLGIKIEKSWGLGRVQCEIFEEVAESHLIQPTFIIEYPAEVSPLARRNDDNPFITDRFEFFIGGREIGNGFSELNDAEDQAERFAEQVRHKDEGDDEAMFYDEDYVTALEHGLPPTAGLGIGIDRMVMLFTDSHTIRDVILFPALRPSKA; the protein is encoded by the coding sequence ATGTCTCAGCAACAACAGGGCGCAGAACAAGCCCCCGATTTGAATAACGAATTAAAAACACGTAGAGAAAAACTGGTCACTTTACGTGAAAAAGGGGTTCCATTCCCAAATGATTTCCGTCGTGATATCACGTCGGATAAGATCCACGCACAGTACGATGAAAAATCCGCAGAAGAACTCGAAGATTTAAACATCGAAGTTGCCATTGCGGGCCGTATGATGACGCGCCGTATTATGGGGAAAGCATCATTTGCGACACTGCAAGATGTGGGTGGTCGTATTCAAATTTATGTTTCTCGCGATGATTTAGCGGAAGGCGTTTATAACGAACAATTTAAGAAATGGGATTTAGGCGATATTTTAGGTGCAAAAGGTCGCTTATTTAAAACCAAAACAGGTGAATTAACCGTTCACTGCCACGAAGTGCGTTTGTTAACCAAAGCATTACGTCCGTTACCAGACAAGTTCCACGGTCTAGCCGATCAGGAAACTCGTTATCGTCAACGTTACCTTGACCTAATTGCTAATGATGAATCACGCCATACCTTCATGGTTCGTTCTAAAATCTTGGCCGAATTACGCAATTTTATGGTAGGCAAAGGCTTTATGGAAGTTGAAACACCAATGATGCAGGTCATTCCTGGTGGTGCTTCTGCTCGTCCATTTATTACCCACCATAATGCACTTGATATTGACATGTACTTGCGTATTGCGCCTGAGCTATATCTAAAGCGTTTGGTTGTTGGTGGCTTCGAGCGTGTGTTTGAAATCAACCGTAACTTCCGTAATGAAGGTTTATCACCACGTCATAACCCTGAGTTCACTATGATGGAACTCTATATGGCATATGCGGACTATCGCGACTTGATCGACTTGACCGAGGAATTATTCCGTACGCTAGCGCAAAAAGTACTTGGTAACACCGTGGTGAAATATGGTGATCAAGAGTTCGATTTTGGCAAACCATTTGCCAAATTGACAATGAAAGAAGCCATTTGCAAGTATCGTCCTGAAACCAATGTTGCCGATTTGGATGACATGGATAAAGCGGTTGCGATTGCACAATCTCTTGGTATTAAGATTGAAAAGAGTTGGGGATTAGGACGTGTTCAGTGTGAAATTTTCGAAGAAGTTGCTGAAAGTCATTTGATCCAGCCAACGTTTATCATTGAATACCCAGCGGAAGTTTCGCCTTTGGCACGTCGTAATGATGACAATCCGTTTATTACGGATCGTTTTGAATTCTTTATTGGTGGCCGTGAAATCGGTAATGGTTTCTCTGAGTTGAATGATGCAGAAGACCAAGCGGAACGTTTTGCTGAACAAGTTCGTCATAAAGATGAAGGCGATGATGAAGCAATGTTCTATGATGAAGACTATGTGACGGCATTAGAACATGGTTTACCACCAACTGCTGGGTTAGGCATTGGTATTGACCGTATGGTGATGTTGTTTACCGACAGCCATACTATTCGTGATGTTATTTTATTCCCAGCATTACGCCCATCGAAAGCTTAA
- the fldB gene encoding flavodoxin FldB — MKIGLFYGSSTCYTEIVAEKIRDILGDDLVTLHNVNDTPPELMEQYDTLILGIPTWDFGEIQEDWLAIWDALPKLDLNNKIVAMYGMGDQIDYSEWFLDALGMLYHQLKPTGVKFIGFWPLDGYEFESPKPLTEDGTQFVGLALDDVNQFEETDERIAKWCMQILTELEQLL; from the coding sequence ATGAAAATAGGTCTCTTTTACGGTTCTAGTACTTGTTATACCGAAATCGTCGCTGAAAAAATACGCGATATCCTCGGCGACGATTTAGTGACATTACATAACGTCAACGACACACCTCCTGAATTAATGGAACAGTATGACACCTTAATTTTGGGGATCCCTACGTGGGATTTTGGTGAAATACAAGAAGACTGGCTAGCCATTTGGGATGCACTTCCCAAACTTGATTTGAACAACAAGATTGTTGCCATGTATGGGATGGGCGACCAAATTGACTATAGTGAATGGTTTCTCGATGCACTCGGTATGCTTTACCACCAGCTAAAACCAACAGGGGTTAAATTTATCGGTTTCTGGCCACTCGATGGTTATGAATTCGAAAGTCCTAAACCATTGACTGAAGATGGAACACAATTTGTTGGTTTAGCGTTAGATGACGTTAACCAATTTGAAGAAACCGATGAGCGTATTGCCAAATGGTGTATGCAAATTTTAACCGAGCTGGAACAATTATTATAA
- a CDS encoding DUF465 domain-containing protein — MLSTDQDLVSKLISTHPRFQNLYEKHHQLDKEISKLEGPSGAGYNEHVVKLKKEKLHLKDEMQKIMQSVNKV, encoded by the coding sequence ATGTTATCTACAGATCAAGATTTAGTTTCAAAGTTAATATCTACACACCCCCGCTTTCAAAACCTTTATGAAAAACATCATCAGCTTGATAAAGAAATCAGCAAATTAGAAGGCCCGTCCGGTGCTGGTTATAACGAGCATGTTGTGAAACTCAAAAAAGAAAAATTACATTTAAAAGACGAAATGCAAAAAATAATGCAATCCGTCAATAAGGTCTAA
- the eco gene encoding serine protease inhibitor ecotin has product MKKAILSVMAAALVSSCAMATGELEKIAPYPKAEKGMTRHVIQLPTKPNEDNLQVELVIGKTIKADCNRQWFMGDLEEKTLEGWGYNYYKLEDVKGPAGTMMACSEPAKERFVTTQLGDDAFVRYNSKLPIVVYAPKEMDVKYRIWSTDDQLLDSSKK; this is encoded by the coding sequence ATGAAAAAAGCGATTTTATCTGTAATGGCAGCAGCATTAGTGTCTTCTTGCGCAATGGCAACAGGGGAGTTGGAAAAGATCGCACCTTATCCTAAAGCGGAAAAGGGCATGACTCGTCATGTGATACAACTGCCTACAAAACCTAATGAAGATAACTTGCAAGTCGAATTAGTTATCGGTAAGACGATTAAGGCTGACTGTAATCGCCAATGGTTTATGGGCGATTTAGAAGAAAAAACCTTAGAAGGCTGGGGATATAACTATTACAAGTTAGAAGATGTAAAAGGGCCAGCTGGAACGATGATGGCGTGTTCAGAGCCAGCGAAAGAGCGTTTTGTAACAACACAACTTGGTGATGATGCTTTTGTTCGTTATAACAGTAAACTACCTATTGTGGTTTATGCACCAAAAGAGATGGATGTGAAATACCGTATTTGGTCAACTGACGATCAGTTACTTGATTCGAGCAAAAAATAA
- the dsbC gene encoding bifunctional protein-disulfide isomerase/oxidoreductase DsbC, with product MKRKLLLWAACIATFSTSIPAATDDKVIEEKLARYNISVESIKPSPIVGLNTIDTSDGIIYVTDDGKYLVQGPIYDLSGKVPVNISNQPLLKKADALKDEMIVFKAPKEKYVVTVFTDITCGYCKKLHESVGELNDKGVTVRYLAYPRQGLNHESAKQMASIWCNALPQNALTKAFKGDEVAIIDDCKIDLSKHMKLGSQFKMTGTPAIVLPDGQLLSGYLAPDDLLKILEQK from the coding sequence ATGAAACGTAAATTATTATTATGGGCAGCTTGCATTGCGACATTTTCCACATCGATACCTGCTGCAACTGACGATAAGGTTATCGAAGAAAAACTGGCAAGGTATAACATATCTGTGGAATCAATTAAGCCATCGCCAATCGTGGGGTTAAACACAATCGATACCTCAGATGGCATTATTTATGTCACTGATGATGGTAAATATCTGGTGCAAGGACCGATTTATGATTTAAGCGGCAAAGTGCCAGTCAATATTTCGAATCAGCCGTTGCTGAAAAAGGCTGATGCATTAAAAGATGAAATGATTGTATTTAAGGCACCGAAAGAGAAGTATGTCGTGACGGTATTTACCGATATCACCTGTGGTTACTGTAAAAAACTTCATGAGTCTGTGGGTGAACTCAATGATAAAGGCGTGACAGTACGCTACCTCGCATATCCTCGACAAGGTTTAAATCATGAGTCAGCAAAACAGATGGCATCAATTTGGTGTAACGCATTGCCTCAGAATGCGTTAACTAAAGCATTTAAGGGCGATGAAGTGGCGATCATTGATGACTGTAAAATTGATCTCAGTAAACATATGAAACTCGGTAGCCAGTTTAAAATGACAGGTACACCAGCGATTGTTTTACCTGATGGCCAGCTGCTTTCAGGTTATTTAGCCCCTGATGATCTTTTAAAAATACTCGAACAAAAATAG